A DNA window from Leptolyngbya sp. KIOST-1 contains the following coding sequences:
- the sodN gene encoding superoxide dismutase, Ni, whose protein sequence is MLNQAIAKLQVWFPAAEVHAHCDGPCGVYDPSSARVAAEAVLSMTKKLVDLEMPAAGDKAASVAYHNTFARYTAIKEEQAQIAKDELLVLWTDYFKPVHLEQFPDLHDTFWKAAKLCSACKVEVSVQHATELMDAVQKIHTMFWATKNRDVSWYTAS, encoded by the coding sequence ATGCTCAACCAAGCAATTGCTAAACTCCAGGTCTGGTTCCCCGCCGCTGAGGTACATGCCCACTGCGATGGCCCCTGCGGTGTCTACGACCCCTCTTCGGCCCGCGTTGCTGCTGAAGCCGTGCTGTCTATGACCAAAAAGCTGGTGGATTTGGAAATGCCCGCCGCTGGCGATAAGGCCGCCTCTGTGGCTTATCACAACACGTTTGCTCGCTACACCGCTATTAAAGAAGAGCAGGCTCAAATCGCTAAGGATGAGCTGCTGGTGCTGTGGACCGACTACTTTAAGCCCGTACATCTGGAGCAGTTCCCCGACCTGCACGACACCTTTTGGAAGGCGGCCAAGCTCTGCTCGGCCTGCAAGGTCGAGGTCAGCGTACAGCATGCTACCGAACTGATGGATGCGGTGCAGAAGATTCACACCATGTTCTGGGCGACCAAAAATCGCGATGTCTCCTGGTACACCGCCAGCTAA
- a CDS encoding NYN domain-containing protein yields MPNKYGLKRLSIFVDGNNMFYAQQKNGWFFDPKRVLEYFLSLDGGATLVNAFWYTGLKDPQDQRGFRDALISLGYTVRTKILKEYYDDTSGRYSQKANLDIEIAIDMFNTVEQYDEVVLFSGDGDFERAIELLRSKNTHITVVSTEGMIARELRNATDRYIDLNSVRKYIEKD; encoded by the coding sequence ATGCCTAACAAATATGGTTTGAAACGTCTATCAATCTTTGTAGACGGCAATAATATGTTCTATGCTCAGCAAAAAAATGGCTGGTTTTTTGATCCTAAGCGAGTATTGGAATATTTTTTAAGTCTCGATGGTGGTGCTACCCTGGTCAACGCCTTCTGGTATACAGGTCTCAAGGATCCCCAAGACCAGCGAGGATTTCGCGATGCCTTGATTAGCTTGGGGTATACAGTGCGAACTAAAATCCTTAAGGAGTACTACGACGACACGTCCGGACGTTACTCTCAAAAGGCCAATCTTGATATTGAAATTGCGATTGACATGTTTAATACCGTCGAGCAGTACGACGAGGTAGTTCTGTTCAGTGGCGATGGGGACTTTGAGCGAGCGATCGAATTGCTGCGCTCCAAGAACACGCATATCACCGTTGTCTCCACTGAAGGTATGATTGCTCGGGAGCTGCGCAACGCCACTGATCGCTACATCGATCTCAACAGTGTTCGCAAGTACATCGAAAAGGACTAG
- a CDS encoding Spy/CpxP family protein refolding chaperone, translating into MLRKLLAAVLCTLLCTLASIALVASPVSAKPFSFALPLFENVDLTAEQEALIEELRSKYVPQIESTLFPEQREMFEQAIQNGYSLRKAFKAMALTTEQKAELAATLKTVPKGNLFAALTPEQKKEVFLNKKDMFMPTPDEIAERIKAGMESKATFAPDAPGSEMAPTPEEIAEKVKLGFEKKKEFMPSIEEIKEKISAKMEAMAE; encoded by the coding sequence ATGTTACGAAAGCTTTTAGCCGCGGTGCTGTGCACCTTACTGTGTACGCTGGCGTCGATAGCCCTGGTGGCAAGCCCAGTTAGCGCCAAGCCGTTTTCATTTGCGCTGCCGCTCTTTGAAAATGTTGATTTGACCGCCGAGCAGGAAGCTCTAATCGAGGAGCTACGCTCAAAGTATGTGCCCCAAATTGAAAGTACCCTTTTCCCCGAACAGCGGGAGATGTTTGAGCAGGCGATCCAAAACGGCTACAGTTTGCGTAAAGCATTTAAAGCGATGGCGCTGACCACAGAGCAAAAAGCCGAGTTGGCCGCCACACTGAAAACGGTTCCTAAAGGGAATTTGTTTGCGGCCCTGACTCCCGAGCAGAAGAAAGAGGTCTTTTTGAATAAGAAAGACATGTTTATGCCGACGCCAGACGAAATTGCTGAGCGCATCAAAGCCGGGATGGAAAGCAAAGCTACCTTCGCTCCCGATGCGCCTGGGTCTGAGATGGCACCTACCCCTGAAGAAATTGCCGAAAAGGTAAAGCTGGGCTTTGAGAAAAAGAAAGAATTTATGCCCAGCATTGAGGAAATCAAAGAAAAAATTTCCGCCAAAATGGAAGCTATGGCCGAATAA
- a CDS encoding alpha/beta fold hydrolase, which translates to MSANRRQYTAEYAALASLNGDISFDLAHYIGQLQTPTTVVLGAGSRFSAPALVKRLASLNPNAVQRVIEIPDSGVLPHLEHPAVVVGLLRQFLAAHRQEP; encoded by the coding sequence ATGAGCGCAAACCGACGACAGTACACAGCTGAATATGCCGCCCTGGCATCCCTGAATGGGGACATCAGCTTTGACCTGGCGCACTATATCGGCCAGCTCCAGACGCCGACCACGGTGGTACTGGGGGCCGGGTCACGGTTTTCGGCCCCAGCCCTGGTGAAGCGGTTGGCCAGTCTCAATCCCAACGCCGTGCAGCGGGTGATTGAAATCCCTGACTCAGGCGTGCTGCCCCACCTGGAGCACCCCGCCGTGGTGGTGGGTTTGCTGCGCCAGTTTCTCGCCGCCCACCGCCAAGAGCCCTGA
- a CDS encoding cytosine deaminase — protein sequence MTLPLTDLRAAQPANYWLRNARIPLACLDATAASLPPIAELAAPPRSEALVAVHLRVQAGAIAALAPVTADSTDDPDDGLPRYDLGQGLLWPCFADCHTHLDKGQTWLRSPNPDGTFGSALEAAAADHRHWSAADLYPRMAFGLRCSYAHGTQAVRTHLDCLDGQEKISFAVFDRLRQEWADRLTLQAVSLVSMDYYDRPEAEDLADTVAHYGGILGGVIYPQPGLEGQIDRAFALAEARGLDLDFHADESLNPEAEGLRIVAETKLRRGFAGRVNCGHCCSLSMQTGDRVQDTLALLKTAGVSVVSLPMCNLYLQDRQQGRMPRYRGVTLLPELRQFEVAVALASDNCRDAFFAYGDHDMVEVFTQSVRIGQLDRPVGDWPQAVTRTPAQIMGLDTGIIGVGRPADLVVFKARNVGELLSRPQSDRVVIRRGLAIDTTLPDYAELDAVVGIN from the coding sequence ATGACTCTACCCCTCACGGATCTGCGGGCGGCACAGCCCGCCAACTACTGGCTCCGCAACGCCCGCATTCCCCTGGCCTGCCTGGACGCAACGGCCGCTTCGCTGCCCCCCATCGCTGAGCTGGCCGCCCCGCCCCGCTCAGAAGCCCTGGTCGCCGTTCACCTGCGGGTTCAGGCGGGGGCGATCGCGGCCCTGGCCCCCGTCACCGCCGATTCAACCGATGACCCAGATGACGGCCTGCCCCGCTACGACCTGGGACAGGGGCTGCTGTGGCCCTGCTTTGCCGACTGCCACACCCATCTCGACAAAGGCCAGACCTGGCTGCGCTCCCCCAACCCAGACGGCACCTTTGGGTCGGCGCTGGAGGCCGCCGCCGCTGACCACCGCCACTGGAGCGCCGCCGACCTTTACCCCCGTATGGCCTTTGGGCTGCGGTGCAGCTACGCCCACGGCACCCAGGCGGTGAGAACCCACCTCGACTGCCTGGACGGCCAGGAGAAAATTAGCTTTGCGGTGTTCGATCGGCTGCGGCAGGAGTGGGCCGACCGCCTGACGCTCCAGGCCGTGAGCCTGGTGTCGATGGACTACTACGATCGCCCCGAGGCGGAAGATCTAGCCGATACCGTGGCCCACTACGGCGGCATTTTGGGGGGCGTGATCTACCCTCAGCCGGGCCTAGAGGGCCAGATCGATCGGGCCTTTGCCCTGGCCGAGGCGCGGGGGCTGGACCTCGACTTCCACGCTGACGAGAGCCTCAACCCCGAGGCGGAGGGGCTGCGCATTGTCGCCGAAACTAAGCTGCGACGAGGCTTTGCGGGCCGGGTCAACTGCGGCCACTGCTGTAGTCTCTCGATGCAAACCGGCGATCGCGTCCAGGACACCCTGGCCCTGCTCAAAACCGCCGGGGTGAGCGTCGTCAGCCTGCCCATGTGCAACCTCTACCTGCAGGACCGACAGCAGGGCCGCATGCCCCGTTACCGGGGAGTCACCCTGCTGCCCGAGCTGCGCCAGTTTGAGGTGGCGGTGGCCCTGGCTAGCGACAACTGCCGCGACGCCTTCTTTGCCTACGGCGACCACGACATGGTGGAAGTGTTTACTCAATCGGTGCGGATTGGCCAGCTCGATCGCCCGGTGGGGGACTGGCCCCAGGCGGTGACGCGCACCCCCGCCCAGATCATGGGCCTCGATACCGGCATCATTGGCGTGGGCCGCCCCGCCGACCTGGTGGTGTTCAAAGCGCGCAACGTTGGCGAACTGTTGTCGCGGCCCCAGAGCGATCGCGTTGTGATTCGCCGGGGCCTCGCCATCGACACCACCCTGCCCGACTACGCCGAACTCGACGCCGTAGTCGGCATCAACTAG
- a CDS encoding DUF2996 domain-containing protein — protein MKGKWQRGDRQFNIAFTKDDISSPKLFYFADKGSQPSTIEQFMGDERKITLDLLVLFTLRRLNGQKWLARN, from the coding sequence GTGAAGGGCAAATGGCAGCGGGGCGACCGCCAGTTTAACATTGCCTTTACTAAAGACGACATTTCGAGCCCCAAGCTGTTCTACTTCGCCGACAAAGGCTCCCAGCCCAGCACCATTGAGCAGTTCATGGGTGACGAGCGCAAAATTACCCTGGACCTGCTGGTGCTCTTTACCCTACGGCGGCTCAACGGCCAGAAGTGGCTGGCGCGAAACTGA
- the sodX gene encoding nickel-type superoxide dismutase maturation protease — MSHSFEPFSSPPLLLRDSHLADVGLWLLRRRRRFRIVGDSMQPLLAPGTEVLINPFAYRHHPPVPGDLVVAYHPRQPGLRLIKWVVRIEAEGCFLQGLNTAASTDSREFGLVPWEGIVGQVVCRFP, encoded by the coding sequence GTGAGCCATTCTTTCGAACCCTTTTCGTCACCGCCGCTGCTGCTGCGCGATAGCCACCTGGCCGATGTTGGGCTGTGGCTCCTGCGGCGGCGGCGGCGGTTTCGCATTGTGGGGGATTCCATGCAGCCGTTGCTGGCCCCTGGGACTGAAGTTTTGATCAATCCCTTTGCCTATCGTCACCATCCTCCAGTTCCAGGAGATCTAGTGGTGGCCTATCACCCCCGCCAACCCGGCCTGAGGCTGATCAAGTGGGTGGTGCGGATCGAGGCTGAGGGTTGCTTTTTGCAGGGGCTGAACACGGCGGCCAGCACCGACAGCCGTGAGTTTGGCCTGGTGCCCTGGGAGGGGATTGTAGGTCAGGTGGTGTGTCGCTTTCCGTAG
- a CDS encoding DUF4336 domain-containing protein: protein MSAIVSAPSKRRDRAWPFWPVVPLYPYDQRPTLRVEVVKDTVWTFEQVQGIFYVVVPIRMTVVRLEPAGLLVYSPVAPTPECIALLRELEERHGPVKYILMSTVTGIEHKVFVGPFARRFPAAQVYVTPNQWSFPLNLPLPWLGLPRDRTRLLPADSSQAPFADQVDYTLLSPIDLGLGPFGETACFHRASRTLLLTDAIVAVPEEPPAIVQLDPFPLLFHARDSAAEAMVDTPANRRKGWQRIALFAFYFRPSTLEVATTGEMFKEARQAPVRSRRHYFGLYPFRWRADWPQSFQALHNRGQLQVAPILQTLIFNRGPQEVLDWAKTVATWKFERIIPAHLAAPIAATPEQFLAAFEFLYAEPTPAAGSLPNADFDLLRQIEALLLSRGISRPRQPAPSVDKK, encoded by the coding sequence ATGTCAGCTATCGTTTCTGCCCCGTCCAAACGCCGCGATCGCGCCTGGCCCTTCTGGCCCGTGGTGCCCCTCTACCCCTACGACCAGCGACCAACCCTGCGGGTGGAGGTGGTCAAAGACACCGTCTGGACCTTTGAGCAGGTGCAGGGCATTTTCTACGTGGTGGTGCCCATTCGGATGACGGTGGTGCGGCTCGAACCGGCGGGCCTGCTAGTGTACTCCCCCGTGGCCCCAACCCCAGAGTGCATTGCCCTGCTGCGGGAGCTGGAGGAGCGCCACGGCCCGGTCAAGTACATCCTTATGTCAACGGTGACGGGGATTGAGCACAAGGTCTTTGTCGGCCCCTTTGCCCGGCGCTTTCCGGCCGCCCAGGTCTATGTCACCCCCAACCAGTGGAGCTTTCCGCTCAACCTGCCGCTGCCCTGGCTGGGCCTACCGCGCGATCGCACCCGCCTACTTCCCGCCGACAGCTCCCAGGCGCCCTTTGCCGACCAGGTAGACTACACCCTGCTCTCCCCCATCGACCTGGGGCTGGGGCCATTCGGCGAAACCGCCTGCTTTCACCGAGCCAGCCGCACGCTGCTGCTGACCGATGCGATCGTGGCCGTGCCCGAGGAGCCGCCCGCGATCGTACAGCTCGACCCCTTCCCGCTGCTGTTCCACGCCCGCGACAGCGCCGCCGAAGCGATGGTTGACACCCCCGCCAACCGCCGCAAGGGGTGGCAGCGAATTGCCCTGTTCGCCTTCTACTTTCGCCCCAGCACCCTGGAGGTAGCGACCACCGGGGAGATGTTCAAAGAGGCCAGGCAGGCCCCGGTGCGATCGCGCCGCCACTACTTTGGTCTCTACCCCTTCCGCTGGCGGGCCGACTGGCCCCAGTCCTTTCAGGCCCTGCACAATCGCGGGCAGCTCCAGGTGGCCCCCATCCTGCAAACCCTGATCTTTAACCGTGGCCCCCAGGAGGTTTTAGATTGGGCCAAAACCGTTGCCACGTGGAAGTTTGAGCGCATTATTCCGGCCCACCTGGCCGCGCCCATTGCCGCCACCCCAGAGCAGTTTTTGGCGGCGTTTGAGTTTTTGTACGCCGAACCGACCCCAGCGGCGGGAAGCTTACCCAACGCTGACTTCGATCTGTTGCGCCAGATCGAAGCCCTCTTGCTGAGCCGGGGAATTTCGCGCCCGCGTCAGCCTGCGCCCTCTGTGGACAAAAAATAG
- a CDS encoding DnaJ C-terminal domain-containing protein: MAATGFKDYYAVLGVSRTASADEIKQSFRKLARKYHPDVNPGDKAAEAKFKEVSEAYEVLSDADKRKKYDQYGQYWQQASRAGAGSYGSPFGGAYGTPGDGGFDFSAYGSFDEFINELLGRFSTPSGGRTYGYGAPGGAPGGAGFGYESAAPSQSFDQEASIRLTFSEAFHGAQKRLRIGNDSVEVRIPPGAKQGSKIRLKGKGPLNPYTKQPADIYLVVQLDTHSFFKLEGDSLSAEVPITPDEAVLGGKIDVPTPDGSVTMNLPAGIRSGQSLRLRGKGWPNPKGDRGDLLIKVVIAPPAPLSDTERQLYEKIRDSRTTNPRQSLINTQL, encoded by the coding sequence ATGGCTGCTACGGGCTTTAAAGACTACTACGCGGTGCTTGGCGTCAGCCGTACGGCGAGTGCTGACGAGATCAAACAGTCATTTCGCAAGCTGGCCCGCAAGTACCACCCCGATGTGAACCCCGGCGACAAGGCTGCCGAGGCCAAATTCAAAGAGGTTAGCGAAGCCTACGAAGTGCTCTCTGACGCCGACAAACGCAAAAAGTACGACCAGTACGGGCAGTACTGGCAGCAGGCTAGCCGGGCTGGGGCAGGCAGCTACGGCAGTCCCTTTGGCGGAGCCTACGGCACCCCCGGCGACGGTGGCTTTGACTTCAGCGCCTACGGCAGCTTTGACGAATTTATTAACGAGCTACTGGGTCGCTTTTCGACCCCTAGCGGTGGACGCACCTACGGCTATGGCGCGCCGGGCGGCGCACCCGGGGGGGCTGGCTTTGGCTACGAGTCAGCGGCCCCGAGCCAGTCCTTTGACCAGGAGGCCAGCATTCGCCTCACCTTCAGCGAAGCCTTCCACGGCGCGCAAAAGCGCCTGCGCATTGGCAACGACAGCGTCGAGGTGCGGATTCCGCCTGGGGCTAAGCAGGGCAGCAAAATTCGCCTCAAGGGCAAAGGCCCCCTCAACCCTTACACCAAACAGCCCGCCGACATTTACCTGGTGGTGCAGCTCGACACCCACAGCTTCTTTAAGCTGGAGGGGGACAGTCTGAGTGCCGAGGTGCCAATCACCCCCGATGAAGCTGTGCTGGGGGGCAAAATTGACGTCCCCACCCCCGACGGCAGCGTCACCATGAATTTGCCAGCGGGCATTCGCTCAGGCCAGAGCCTGCGGCTGCGGGGCAAGGGCTGGCCCAACCCCAAGGGCGATCGCGGCGATCTGCTGATCAAAGTGGTGATTGCACCTCCGGCTCCCCTGAGCGATACTGAGCGCCAGCTCTACGAAAAAATTCGCGACAGCCGCACCACTAACCCGCGCCAGAGCCTGATTAACACCCAGCTGTAG
- the msrB gene encoding peptide-methionine (R)-S-oxide reductase MsrB, whose amino-acid sequence MATSNEQFTVNKTEDQWREQLTPEQFRVLRQHGTERAGSSPLDKVYGPGTYKCSACGTPLFTSDTKFNSGTGWPSFYAPIEGAIATTVDRSFFMTRVEVHCATCGGHLGHVFPDGPAPTGQRYCMNGVSLEFVPEQA is encoded by the coding sequence ATGGCAACCTCTAACGAGCAATTTACTGTCAACAAAACCGAAGATCAGTGGCGCGAACAGCTGACCCCCGAGCAGTTTCGGGTGCTGCGCCAGCACGGCACCGAGCGCGCCGGGTCGAGCCCCCTCGACAAGGTCTACGGGCCCGGCACCTACAAGTGTTCGGCCTGCGGCACGCCGCTGTTTACCTCCGACACCAAGTTCAACAGCGGCACCGGCTGGCCCAGCTTCTACGCACCGATTGAGGGCGCGATCGCAACCACCGTCGATCGCTCCTTCTTTATGACCCGCGTAGAAGTCCACTGTGCCACCTGCGGCGGTCACCTGGGCCACGTGTTCCCCGACGGACCTGCCCCCACCGGCCAGCGCTACTGCATGAACGGGGTCTCCCTGGAGTTTGTGCCCGAGCAAGCCTAG